Proteins encoded by one window of Ulvibacter sp. MAR_2010_11:
- a CDS encoding SDR family oxidoreductase, whose amino-acid sequence MEKILVAGATGATGKKIVSLLKDSEKFQPVAMVRNEKQQHEFQQQNIETVLGDLTNDVSRTTEGIDRVIFAAGSGGKDVMNVDQDGAIKLIDASKKHRVKKFVMLSSMGADKPEQATELEDYLKAKHNADQYLDISGLTFTIVRPGTLTNNEGLGKIKLAHKLNEAGEIPRWDVARTLVKSLDTEVAKNQAFEIVTGETKIEDAVTSFQVLS is encoded by the coding sequence ATGGAAAAGATATTAGTAGCCGGTGCAACAGGCGCCACAGGAAAAAAAATTGTTTCTCTTTTAAAGGATTCTGAAAAGTTTCAACCCGTGGCTATGGTGCGAAACGAAAAGCAGCAACACGAATTTCAACAGCAGAACATTGAAACTGTTCTTGGTGATTTAACAAACGATGTTTCGCGTACCACCGAAGGAATAGACCGGGTGATTTTCGCAGCCGGATCCGGAGGAAAGGACGTTATGAACGTCGATCAGGATGGGGCGATAAAGCTCATTGATGCCTCCAAGAAGCATCGTGTAAAGAAATTCGTGATGCTTAGTTCGATGGGCGCCGATAAACCGGAACAAGCAACCGAACTGGAAGACTATTTAAAAGCAAAACACAACGCCGACCAGTATCTGGATATTAGCGGTCTTACTTTTACAATCGTTCGCCCGGGAACATTGACTAACAATGAAGGTCTAGGGAAGATTAAACTGGCCCACAAGCTGAATGAAGCCGGTGAAATACCACGCTGGGATGTAGCAAGAACCTTGGTGAAAAGTCTGGACACAGAAGTCGCCAAAAACCAAGCATTTGAAATAGTAACAGGAGAGACCAAAATTGAAGATGCCGTAACGTCGTTTCAAGTATTGTCTTAA
- a CDS encoding 1,4-dihydroxy-2-naphthoyl-CoA synthase — translation MSTPNWKTVKEYSDITYKKCDGVARVAFNRPDVRNAFRPKTTSELLDAFHDAQEDTSIGVVLLSAEGPSGKDGVYSFCSGGDQKARGHQGYVGDDGYHRLNILDLQRMIRFMPKAVICVVPGWAVGGGHSLHVVCDLTLASKEHAIFKQTDADVTSFDGGYGSAYLAKMVGQKRAREIFFLGRNYSAQEAFEMGMVNAVVPHDQLEQTAFDWAQEILAKSPTSIKMLKFAMNLTDDGMVGQQVFAGEATRLAYMTDEAKEGRDAFLEKRKPNFDKKWLP, via the coding sequence ATGAGCACACCCAACTGGAAAACGGTCAAAGAATATTCAGATATCACCTATAAAAAATGTGACGGGGTGGCTCGGGTTGCTTTTAACAGACCCGATGTTCGCAATGCTTTTCGTCCAAAAACAACTTCCGAATTACTGGATGCCTTTCACGATGCCCAGGAAGACACAAGTATTGGCGTAGTGTTGTTATCTGCCGAAGGCCCTTCTGGTAAGGATGGGGTGTATAGTTTTTGCAGTGGAGGCGACCAGAAGGCAAGGGGACACCAGGGCTATGTGGGAGACGATGGGTACCATCGATTAAATATTCTGGATCTACAGCGAATGATTCGCTTTATGCCCAAAGCTGTAATATGCGTGGTTCCCGGATGGGCGGTAGGAGGCGGACACAGTTTACACGTGGTGTGCGATTTGACTTTGGCGAGTAAAGAACATGCAATCTTTAAACAAACCGATGCCGATGTCACCAGTTTCGACGGTGGCTACGGAAGTGCGTATCTGGCGAAAATGGTAGGACAGAAGCGGGCTCGCGAGATCTTTTTCCTCGGAAGAAATTACAGCGCGCAAGAAGCTTTTGAGATGGGAATGGTAAACGCGGTTGTACCACATGATCAATTGGAGCAAACTGCCTTTGATTGGGCGCAGGAAATATTAGCAAAATCGCCCACCTCTATAAAAATGCTGAAATTTGCTATGAACCTAACGGATGACGGCATGGTGGGACAGCAGGTCTTTGCCGGTGAAGCCACAAGACTTGCCTATATGACTGATGAGGCAAAGGAGGGGAGAGATGCTTTCTTAGAAAAACGCAAGCCTAATTTCGATAAGAAGTGGTTGCCGTAG
- a CDS encoding aminopeptidase C, protein MRTLLTFFGILFISFHLSAQEPYQFTTVTDLEATPVISQGRTGTCWSFSTSSFLESEIIRLTGKQIDLSEMYTVRNTYPKKADNFVMRQGKAQFSEGGLAHDVINSIREYGLVTNEAYSGLFPSEDTHNHAELVAVLEAMLKTYVDNPGKKLSKHWKKSVEAVLDVYLGKNPATFTFEGKQYTPQSFLQMTKIVPDDYVTITSFSHAPYYEQFILNIPDNWSYGNMYNVPLEELISTVDNALQNGFTVELDCDVSERTFSSKDGVAVIPKDSENNIKALQGVYQEMNITQEFRQDEFENFTTTDDHLMHITGLLRDQNGTKYYKVKNSWGTDETRNANGGYVYFSEAYMKLKTISVMVHKDAVPKATAKKLNF, encoded by the coding sequence ATGCGTACATTACTTACTTTCTTTGGAATTCTATTCATTTCATTTCACCTTTCTGCACAAGAACCCTATCAATTTACAACAGTAACAGATCTGGAAGCGACTCCGGTTATTAGTCAGGGGCGCACAGGAACTTGTTGGAGCTTTTCTACTTCTTCATTTTTGGAATCTGAAATTATTCGCCTTACCGGAAAGCAAATAGACCTTTCAGAAATGTACACGGTGAGGAATACCTATCCTAAAAAAGCCGATAATTTTGTAATGCGACAAGGAAAGGCCCAATTTAGTGAGGGCGGATTGGCGCATGATGTGATCAATTCGATTAGAGAATATGGTCTTGTAACCAATGAAGCCTATAGCGGGTTGTTTCCTTCGGAAGATACGCATAATCATGCTGAACTGGTTGCGGTATTGGAAGCCATGTTAAAGACCTACGTTGATAATCCCGGAAAAAAACTCAGCAAGCATTGGAAAAAGTCGGTTGAAGCCGTTTTAGATGTGTATTTGGGTAAAAATCCCGCGACTTTTACGTTTGAAGGCAAGCAATACACACCACAGTCGTTTTTACAAATGACGAAGATTGTTCCTGATGATTATGTGACCATCACCTCTTTTTCACACGCGCCTTACTACGAGCAATTTATTTTGAATATTCCCGATAACTGGAGCTACGGCAATATGTATAATGTTCCGCTAGAGGAACTAATTTCGACGGTAGATAATGCGCTTCAGAATGGGTTTACAGTCGAATTGGATTGTGATGTAAGTGAGCGTACATTCTCTTCCAAAGACGGTGTGGCTGTAATTCCGAAGGATTCAGAAAATAATATAAAAGCATTGCAAGGCGTATATCAAGAAATGAATATCACCCAGGAGTTTCGTCAGGATGAATTTGAAAACTTTACCACCACCGATGATCATTTGATGCATATTACAGGACTGTTACGCGACCAGAATGGCACAAAGTACTACAAGGTTAAAAACAGTTGGGGCACCGACGAAACCCGTAACGCGAATGGTGGGTATGTCTATTTTAGTGAGGCTTATATGAAACTCAAGACCATTAGCGTTATGGTCCATAAGGATGCTGTTCCAAAGGCCACTGCAAAAAAGTTAAACTTTTAA